Proteins from one Mus pahari chromosome 10, PAHARI_EIJ_v1.1, whole genome shotgun sequence genomic window:
- the Cwc15 gene encoding spliceosome-associated protein CWC15 homolog, giving the protein MTTAARPTFEPARGGRGKGEGDLSQLSKQYSSRDLPSHTKIKYRQTTQDAPEEVRNRDFRRELEERERAAARDKNRDRPTREHTTSSSVSKKPRLDQIPAANLDADDPLTDEEDEDFEEESDDDDTAALLAELEKIKKERAEEQARKEQEQKAEEERIRMENILSGNPLLNLTGPSQPQANFKVKRRWDDDVVFKNCAKGIDDQKKDKRFVNDTLRSEFHKKFMEKYIK; this is encoded by the exons ATGACAACAGCAGCCAGGCCAACTTTTGAACCTGCAAGaggtgggagaggaaaaggagaaggggatttgagccagctctccaagcAGTATTCAAGCAGAGACCTTCCCTCTCATACAAAGATAAAGTACAG ACAAACCACACAGGATGCCCCTGAGGAGGTTCGCAACCGTGacttcaggagagagctggaagagagagagcgagctgcTGCAAGGGACAAAAACAGGGACCGCCCAACTCGAG agcATACAACTTCCTCTTCAGTGTCAAAGAAGCCCCGCTTAGACCAGATTCCTGCTGCCAACCTTGATGCTGACGATCCTCTCACAGAT gaggaagatgaggattTTGAAGAGGAGAGCGATGACGATGATACTGCAGCTCTTCTGGCAGAGCTAGAAAAGATCAAGAAGGAAAGGGCTGAAGAGCAGGCCAGGAAG gaacaagaacaaaaagcagaggaagagagaattcgCATGGAAAACATTCTGAGTGGAAACCCTCTCCTAAATCTCACTGGCCCATCCCAGCCTCAGGCCAACTTCAAGGTTAAAAGAAG atGGGACGATGATGTCGTTTTTAAGAACTGTGCAAAAGGTATAGATGATCAGAAGAAAGACAAACGATTTGTAAACGATACACTGCGATCTGAATTTCACAAAAAGTTCATGGAGAAATATATTAAGTAG